One Dysosmobacter welbionis DNA segment encodes these proteins:
- a CDS encoding recombinase family protein — protein sequence MYHGGVLMFQHVIEIPQTQEDHPIWNQQLRGATYCRTSTNQEEQNSSLENQIAYYTAFIQSNPLWRFVAVCADQASRLHTKNRSGYRKILRGCRRGKIHLILVKSLSRFGRDAREAISTIRKLK from the coding sequence ATGTATCATGGAGGGGTTCTTATGTTTCAACATGTGATTGAGATCCCGCAGACGCAGGAGGACCACCCTATTTGGAATCAGCAGTTGCGGGGGGCAACCTATTGCCGTACCAGCACGAATCAGGAGGAACAAAATTCAAGCCTGGAAAACCAGATCGCGTATTATACAGCTTTCATTCAGAGTAATCCCTTGTGGCGATTCGTGGCTGTTTGCGCGGACCAAGCGTCGAGATTGCACACGAAAAACCGCTCAGGCTATCGGAAGATCCTGAGAGGCTGCCGGAGAGGGAAGATCCATTTGATCCTTGTCAAATCGCTCAGCCGCTTTGGAAGAGATGCCCGGGAAGCTATTAGCACAATCAGAAAGCTGAAATAA
- a CDS encoding Mov34/MPN/PAD-1 family protein, whose translation MNIEKIETFKYYESFNGSYGVKLPDQELEYIHSLCMNSYPYETGGILIGRYSDDLKWAEITTITGAPAESKQTLCSFVRSTRGIITKLKRAWQKQQYYLGEWHYHPNASPKPSALDLKTMVNLSKDEDLGCPEPILLVIGGSSSNWLQYIGVYVKEQEIELYEINNN comes from the coding sequence ATGAATATCGAGAAAATTGAGACCTTTAAATATTACGAGAGCTTTAATGGAAGCTATGGTGTTAAGTTGCCGGATCAGGAGCTAGAGTATATTCATAGTTTATGTATGAATTCATATCCTTATGAGACAGGCGGAATCCTCATCGGCAGATACTCTGATGATTTGAAATGGGCAGAAATAACCACTATAACAGGAGCTCCAGCAGAATCCAAGCAAACTTTGTGTTCATTCGTACGGAGTACGCGGGGCATTATTACGAAGCTAAAAAGAGCGTGGCAAAAGCAGCAATATTATTTAGGGGAGTGGCATTATCATCCCAATGCTTCTCCTAAGCCATCTGCACTAGATTTGAAAACAATGGTCAATTTATCTAAAGACGAAGACCTAGGATGTCCAGAACCAATTTTGTTGGTCATCGGAGGTAGCTCATCCAACTGGCTTCAGTATATTGGGGTATATGTAAAGGAACAAGAGATAGAACTCTATGAAATAAATAATAACTAA
- a CDS encoding ThiF family adenylyltransferase, whose protein sequence is MSQNPTENLRRGRRRIEEIPEIILLKDWTWDVVTKRFYLHIRVCLDHDGKDIPRVTEWFVTAETVYPFGTIAIYPSCKNSITNTFPHQSINAFEEENHLWRKGKLCVDLIDQTLGIRVPEKEPFTVDERLFWNMQRAVLWLRAAAEERLIKNGDAFELPDFPVSHIQTVFAFQEDCVSMMIWESTDERCGIARIVRRQLSSEQSIAMIRSFRSIDSQKVIYQPVWGTAIREKNYENALWIRLKEVPVINNWQVPTNLCQLKQICTNQGIDLLAILKSFAPKARDGRRHLLLVGFPIPAHIGEDSHEMTWQAIELPALSCGKYTNRVFHSGKRLSIPQTYGARKGYRPSEAGWWMNDKAKIFLDSMELSWIRSENWSARTIKGRGKLANRLANQRIVMIGLGSLGASIAELLTRAGATQLTCIDGNALEMGNLCRHTLCMTDLYQSKSKLVAKRLTNIDPNIHTTYAERYLDIDETGALVPDLSSFDIIIDSTGEDQVLALLSATEWKRKIVFCSSSVGLGAKRLYINIQRTKLPHFENFLNLVEPYFQKDSNDFNLDALPRDGIGCWHPLFPARADDMWFAACTTVKALEAFVQNSTEKGISLIYETQTEDGLFNGLRLIEKQYEYREN, encoded by the coding sequence ATGAGTCAGAATCCAACTGAGAATTTGCGACGCGGGCGGCGCCGGATTGAAGAAATACCAGAAATAATTTTGCTGAAAGATTGGACTTGGGATGTAGTTACAAAACGTTTTTATCTTCACATTAGGGTTTGTTTGGACCATGATGGCAAAGATATTCCCAGAGTAACAGAATGGTTTGTTACTGCGGAAACTGTTTATCCCTTTGGAACTATTGCTATATATCCGAGCTGCAAAAATAGTATAACAAATACATTTCCACATCAATCGATCAATGCTTTTGAGGAAGAAAACCATTTGTGGCGTAAAGGAAAACTCTGTGTTGATCTTATTGATCAGACTCTTGGCATCCGCGTTCCTGAAAAAGAGCCGTTCACAGTTGATGAACGGCTCTTTTGGAATATGCAAAGAGCTGTTTTGTGGCTCCGTGCGGCTGCAGAAGAGAGATTAATAAAAAATGGGGATGCCTTTGAGTTACCAGATTTTCCAGTCTCTCATATACAGACAGTCTTTGCTTTTCAAGAGGATTGTGTTTCCATGATGATCTGGGAAAGTACGGATGAGCGTTGTGGAATTGCAAGAATCGTTCGTAGGCAACTTTCATCAGAGCAATCCATAGCAATGATTCGGAGCTTTCGCTCCATTGATTCTCAGAAGGTAATCTATCAACCGGTTTGGGGAACGGCAATAAGGGAAAAAAACTATGAAAATGCACTTTGGATCAGATTAAAAGAAGTACCAGTTATTAATAACTGGCAAGTTCCCACTAACCTATGTCAGTTGAAGCAGATATGCACTAATCAGGGCATTGATTTGCTGGCCATTTTGAAATCATTTGCCCCCAAAGCCAGAGATGGGAGGCGGCATCTGCTTTTGGTTGGTTTTCCAATCCCAGCACATATCGGTGAAGATTCCCACGAGATGACTTGGCAGGCTATAGAGCTTCCTGCTCTATCCTGCGGAAAATATACAAATAGAGTTTTTCATTCTGGCAAGCGACTTAGCATTCCTCAGACTTACGGAGCAAGAAAAGGCTACCGCCCGAGTGAAGCGGGCTGGTGGATGAATGACAAAGCAAAGATATTCCTGGATAGTATGGAACTATCATGGATTCGCAGCGAAAACTGGAGCGCACGCACGATTAAGGGGCGTGGAAAGCTTGCAAATAGGCTTGCGAATCAGCGTATAGTTATGATTGGGCTCGGTAGCTTGGGCGCTTCTATTGCAGAACTGTTGACTCGTGCTGGGGCAACACAACTCACCTGTATCGATGGAAATGCTTTAGAAATGGGAAATCTTTGCCGTCATACTTTATGTATGACAGATCTTTATCAGTCCAAAAGTAAACTTGTAGCTAAAAGGTTAACGAATATTGACCCTAACATTCACACTACTTATGCAGAAAGGTATTTAGATATAGATGAAACTGGGGCATTAGTACCAGACTTGAGCAGTTTTGATATTATCATTGATTCCACTGGCGAGGATCAAGTATTGGCGTTATTATCTGCAACAGAGTGGAAGCGAAAAATTGTATTCTGCTCAAGTTCTGTTGGACTTGGTGCAAAACGACTGTATATTAATATTCAAAGGACAAAACTGCCTCACTTTGAAAATTTTCTTAATTTAGTCGAACCATATTTTCAAAAAGATTCCAATGATTTTAATCTAGATGCGCTTCCTCGGGATGGCATTGGCTGCTGGCATCCATTATTTCCTGCCAGGGCAGATGATATGTGGTTTGCCGCTTGTACCACAGTCAAGGCATTAGAAGCTTTTGTACAAAATTCAACAGAAAAAGGGATCTCATTAATCTATGAAACACAGACTGAAGATGGACTTTTTAATGGCCTGCGATTGATTGAGAAACAATATGAATATCGAGAAAATTGA
- a CDS encoding SMODS domain-containing nucleotidyltransferase, with protein sequence MSAIQTYFQDFLTNIRLPDSLKKALISAHTELREQLKSDDLTKDLLVESFLQGSYARSTCIKPAPGKKVDVDVIVVTNIDHDTVSAQEAFAIITPFVKKYYQNYEQQKRSIGISLPEVDMDLVITAAPSEEVKRAIECAGLSSAFTVDDLSGYQQSLLENYRLDSLERFFESDSTGQQWRAEPLLIPDNVENQWYRTHPLEQIRWTKRKNQICKGNYVNVVKAIKWWRRLELPSLKHPKSYPLEHFVGECCPDGITSVAEGIVGTLECIAECYPKKPFLPDRGFLSMTYLRCSQMRIMTLSIRRFAAVQDLLEQLMIALI encoded by the coding sequence ATGAGCGCAATACAAACTTATTTTCAGGATTTCTTGACTAATATTCGGCTACCTGACAGTTTGAAAAAAGCGTTGATCTCCGCACACACCGAGCTTCGAGAACAACTCAAATCTGATGACCTTACAAAAGATTTACTCGTTGAAAGTTTTTTACAGGGTAGCTATGCTAGGTCAACTTGTATTAAACCAGCACCAGGAAAAAAGGTGGATGTAGATGTAATTGTAGTTACTAATATTGATCATGATACCGTTTCTGCCCAAGAAGCATTTGCCATAATTACACCCTTTGTAAAGAAGTACTATCAGAACTACGAACAGCAAAAGCGTTCGATCGGTATTTCTTTGCCCGAAGTAGATATGGATCTAGTAATTACCGCAGCTCCCAGCGAAGAGGTGAAAAGGGCCATTGAATGTGCTGGCCTTTCATCCGCATTCACAGTCGATGATCTCTCGGGCTATCAGCAGTCACTTTTGGAAAATTACCGCTTAGATTCACTGGAAAGATTTTTCGAAAGTGATTCTACTGGCCAACAATGGAGGGCGGAGCCTTTACTGATTCCAGATAATGTCGAAAATCAATGGTATCGAACGCATCCTTTAGAGCAGATCCGTTGGACCAAGAGAAAAAATCAAATTTGCAAAGGTAATTATGTAAATGTAGTTAAAGCGATCAAATGGTGGCGACGATTGGAACTACCTAGCCTCAAGCATCCGAAAAGCTATCCGTTGGAACATTTTGTGGGAGAGTGTTGTCCAGATGGAATCACAAGTGTTGCAGAGGGCATCGTCGGAACCTTGGAGTGCATTGCGGAATGTTATCCTAAAAAGCCATTCCTCCCAGACCGGGGGTTCCTGAGCATGACGTATTTGAGATGCTCTCAGATGAGGATTATGACACTTTCTATAAGGCGGTTTGCGGCGGTGCAAGACTTGCTAGAGCAGCTTATGATAGCGCTGATATAG
- a CDS encoding SAVED domain-containing protein has product MGGKEGGRGYLYQGIVAVLEALRRNDWDRIYIEFPTEGDKVDIALKSADTITDAIQVKSTVNSFSKGDISKWLKDIITDYPCQRYCLVLIGNCAVSAVDFMNAITKFQTGKLDATGKKQLEKFETQLLKDINVDFKVLPFDPDSLKSLVREALWKYAYDSGHSLEHPQVSLLVDAMVEEELLQSTKDGYTDRTIFSLELNKRIELIIKKYTKVRKAIGILCFSRGSERLTQETSILLDLQDKFEGRFLKPDFDWTVDIGKPVQDFLRENTEVQQAYQIMLEAHGSIAFAAGRVFDTKSGVDICPVQKTILGPEIWEFDKCDRTQYQNWKVEHIARDEDTFDTALILNVRHNICSDVERYLKEQGVHVGRIINFSPEDTGSTGFSIQNGTHSSKLAMEVYAALAGRSTVERRAYLHIFAAAPNAFMFHLGQVSRPFGKCILYEYDFEQRGNCSYIPSIQFDGKGGLE; this is encoded by the coding sequence ATGGGCGGAAAAGAAGGCGGCAGAGGTTATCTATATCAAGGGATTGTTGCTGTTCTAGAAGCATTAAGGCGAAATGATTGGGATAGGATTTACATTGAATTTCCAACAGAAGGTGACAAGGTAGATATTGCTTTAAAGAGCGCAGATACAATTACAGATGCGATCCAAGTTAAATCGACGGTCAACTCTTTTTCAAAGGGCGATATTTCTAAGTGGTTAAAAGATATCATCACTGATTATCCCTGCCAGCGGTATTGCTTGGTTTTAATCGGAAATTGTGCGGTATCAGCTGTGGATTTTATGAACGCTATTACCAAGTTTCAAACGGGTAAGTTGGATGCAACAGGTAAAAAACAGTTAGAAAAATTTGAAACTCAATTACTAAAAGATATTAATGTGGATTTTAAAGTGTTGCCATTCGATCCAGATAGTTTGAAGAGCCTTGTTCGAGAGGCTCTTTGGAAATATGCATATGATAGTGGACATTCCTTGGAGCATCCCCAAGTATCTTTACTTGTGGACGCAATGGTTGAGGAGGAACTTCTTCAATCAACAAAAGATGGCTATACCGATCGAACAATTTTCAGCCTGGAGTTGAACAAGCGAATCGAATTAATTATCAAGAAGTACACCAAGGTACGAAAAGCAATTGGAATTTTGTGTTTTTCAAGAGGTTCTGAAAGACTTACCCAAGAGACGTCAATTCTGTTAGATTTACAAGACAAATTTGAAGGTAGATTTTTGAAACCGGATTTTGACTGGACGGTTGATATCGGTAAGCCTGTTCAAGATTTTTTGAGAGAAAATACAGAGGTGCAGCAAGCTTACCAAATTATGCTGGAAGCCCATGGTTCCATCGCTTTTGCTGCAGGTCGTGTTTTTGATACTAAATCCGGTGTGGATATTTGTCCTGTTCAAAAAACAATTTTGGGACCAGAAATATGGGAATTTGACAAATGCGATCGAACCCAATATCAGAATTGGAAGGTAGAACATATAGCAAGAGATGAAGATACATTTGACACCGCGCTTATCCTCAACGTGAGGCACAATATTTGCTCTGATGTGGAGCGATACCTGAAAGAACAGGGGGTTCACGTTGGACGGATTATTAATTTCTCACCAGAGGACACAGGTAGCACTGGCTTTTCTATTCAAAATGGCACCCACTCCTCAAAACTGGCAATGGAAGTTTATGCCGCATTGGCAGGACGAAGCACCGTTGAAAGGCGAGCATATCTCCATATTTTTGCTGCCGCGCCTAATGCGTTTATGTTTCATCTTGGGCAAGTATCCCGTCCATTTGGAAAGTGTATTCTGTACGAATATGATTTTGAACAACGAGGCAACTGCTCTTACATACCGTCCATTCAGTTTGACGGGAAAGGAGGACTTGAATGA
- a CDS encoding recombinase family protein, producing MRVAAYCRTSTNQEKQNSSLEKQIAYYTAFIQSNPKWRFAAVYAGQASGQHTQNRPG from the coding sequence CTGCGGGTTGCAGCCTATTGCCGTACCAGCACGAATCAGGAGAAACAAAATTCAAGCCTGGAAAAACAGATTGCGTATTATACAGCTTTCATTCAGAGTAATCCCAAGTGGCGGTTTGCAGCTGTTTACGCCGGCCAGGCATCGGGACAGCACACCCAAAACCGCCCGGGCTAA
- a CDS encoding DUF4417 domain-containing protein yields the protein MTEENYNYRTSQKLLRNQFPGKGKLKIPIIPKFQESPGDFDDLLLIGFDKTHLEDQNHLDRMVHFFLYDYRFERVWKNPDNDIEKLSRYRAVLSPDFSMYLEMAPVMQLYNVFRNRWCGAYWASKGLRVIPTVNWGDESTFDFCFEGIEKGSVVAVSTYMASEHDNRCDQKEWFMAGYNEMLRRIDPEKIICYNTPFPEMQGNIIHVDYERSSWRYMNYERSFHREDLDAFKIGGTSSNNRDTIEPYLIGKGGGSAYGGEIKPSKPEDERFWGEPGETKYTYTAKGELIETLIGPDGKAYLEIHHTNHGFPKYHEVPHQHSIIWDQSGFHFGKEQTTKSFLYGRNTNMATWVGTNSLEDNRFKTISDFKQCMRRGGEVQFEWNGVLYCCFGCISPAADAAPKMVICQAGSVEVNTRTEKWCDTADEILEYMVGGDRLRDVITQVKVWERTI from the coding sequence ATGACCGAAGAAAATTACAACTACCGAACCAGTCAGAAACTGCTTCGCAACCAGTTTCCCGGCAAAGGAAAGTTAAAAATCCCCATCATTCCTAAGTTCCAAGAAAGTCCCGGAGACTTCGATGATCTTTTGTTGATCGGTTTTGACAAAACCCATTTGGAGGACCAGAATCACCTAGACCGCATGGTACACTTCTTCCTATATGACTATCGCTTTGAGAGGGTCTGGAAGAACCCGGACAATGACATTGAAAAACTCTCCCGCTACCGCGCGGTGCTGTCGCCGGATTTCAGTATGTACCTGGAGATGGCGCCTGTTATGCAACTTTACAATGTATTTCGTAATCGCTGGTGCGGCGCTTACTGGGCATCCAAAGGGCTCCGGGTCATTCCAACTGTCAACTGGGGAGATGAATCCACGTTTGATTTCTGCTTTGAAGGGATTGAAAAAGGAAGCGTTGTTGCTGTCTCCACTTATATGGCCTCAGAGCATGACAACCGCTGCGACCAGAAAGAATGGTTCATGGCAGGATACAACGAGATGCTGCGGCGCATTGATCCGGAAAAAATTATCTGTTATAATACACCGTTTCCCGAAATGCAGGGCAACATTATCCATGTGGATTACGAACGCAGTTCTTGGCGGTATATGAACTATGAACGAAGTTTCCATCGTGAAGATTTGGATGCCTTTAAAATTGGCGGCACATCCAGTAATAATCGTGATACAATAGAGCCGTACCTAATTGGAAAAGGCGGAGGAAGCGCCTACGGCGGAGAAATCAAACCGTCAAAACCAGAGGATGAGCGATTCTGGGGTGAGCCGGGCGAAACAAAATATACCTATACGGCAAAAGGAGAGCTTATTGAAACGCTGATTGGTCCTGACGGAAAAGCATATTTGGAAATTCACCATACAAACCATGGTTTCCCCAAGTATCATGAAGTTCCACACCAACATAGCATCATATGGGATCAGTCAGGCTTTCACTTCGGCAAAGAACAGACTACCAAGAGCTTTTTATACGGGAGGAACACGAACATGGCAACATGGGTCGGCACAAACAGCCTTGAAGATAATAGGTTTAAAACAATCAGTGATTTCAAACAGTGTATGCGGCGCGGCGGCGAAGTCCAGTTCGAGTGGAATGGCGTGCTGTACTGTTGCTTTGGCTGTATTTCTCCTGCGGCAGATGCAGCGCCTAAAATGGTGATTTGTCAGGCTGGCTCTGTGGAAGTAAACACTCGTACTGAGAAATGGTGTGATACCGCCGACGAAATTCTGGAGTATATGGTTGGTGGTGATCGTCTGCGTGATGTAATCACGCAAGTGAAAGTGTGGGAGCGTACAATTTAA